A single Pedobacter sp. PACM 27299 DNA region contains:
- a CDS encoding UbiX family flavin prenyltransferase, translating into MDKKKIIVAITGASGSIYAKLLLDNLMTLSDQVETVAVVMSDNAKEVWRFELGNEDYDRYPYKFYPKMDFNAPFASGSAKFDTMIIIPCSMGTLGRIAHGISNDLISRAADVVLKERRKLIAVVRDTPFSLIHINNLKIVTEAGGIICPASPSFYSLPKTIEAVAQTVVSRVIDLAGLRQDSYRWNEE; encoded by the coding sequence ATGGATAAGAAGAAAATCATTGTTGCCATTACCGGAGCCAGCGGCTCGATCTACGCGAAACTACTGCTTGATAATTTAATGACCCTTTCTGATCAGGTGGAGACGGTAGCTGTAGTGATGTCGGACAATGCGAAGGAAGTATGGCGGTTCGAACTCGGCAACGAAGACTACGATCGATACCCTTACAAATTCTACCCGAAAATGGACTTCAATGCTCCTTTCGCTTCGGGCTCCGCAAAATTTGACACTATGATTATCATTCCATGTTCGATGGGAACCCTTGGCAGAATCGCCCACGGCATCTCCAACGACCTCATCAGCAGAGCAGCCGACGTGGTCTTAAAAGAACGCAGAAAATTGATCGCTGTAGTGCGTGATACCCCTTTCAGCCTCATTCACATCAATAATCTGAAAATCGTAACCGAAGCTGGCGGCATCATTTGTCCGGCAAGTCCCTCGTTTTATTCCCTGCCAAAAACCATTGAAGCGGTCGCACAAACGGTCGTTAGCCGGGTCATCGACCTTGCCGGTCTCCGTCAGGATAGTTACCGCTGGAATGAGGAATAA